In Chrysoperla carnea chromosome 2, inChrCarn1.1, whole genome shotgun sequence, the following proteins share a genomic window:
- the LOC123292288 gene encoding protein kinase 4-like codes for MTKNPVEQLTSEFDINDAPLSARNLLTRGHIQDEITQISGCAVTTRGRYMTPVERLKNTNERALYLYIQGPNKASLDIAIQKIDEIIRTEQMNTNNGPNNSNTMKQYRNSNQSHYQMPTPPTVTSVEKVYVGIENVSPGFDLRGKLIGVRGTNLNYIRNETGAIVTLRGKGSLFIDPHLGTESTEPLHLYIEHSKYEGLTVAKQLALNLIETLQQEVAQLQPQVVIQPQTQLQIYSNQQIYPGAQQNTTSPNIINFKPNAPPPQLNIPPPGVHIPQGPLITQTPPITLLNTTDMVGNGGLGITGGNNMIITNTGGQLMQTTNQSSMIYNNGNNPYQTLQFQIPTSSAQTQLRPQQFDQQQQQHIEQGQQHNFNQQNNQLITQLIPTQQMIQSVPPPPNTGTQQIIGGSNGAVGQQHGTVVTVPMHSQFQIQQPGTTTTQLQVNPQTGQLQQINTTMIPTSQHHQVAFQIPIQQQQQNGGQQYIQQQSQLLLQSTNQQPQQTIQLQQTNQQQIHQIPIQTTGGATVANTATIQQPMTIQQHQQQNQQYMTQGGGHHQIYATQQGLVLLQQNSTVQQQSISNYTTTIQQDQHTHGTHQIPIVTANINQQPSTINQQSTTINCIQQSQHDPTGVTTIQQQKTSSTDHLILEQMNQQHHTVMSAGANHHHQGSGGIIQHNQTGQLTLTAADHHTNQTVATGTFGGNNQLQLFQQSQQHILCDQNTTQNQHQDLQQSTNIQQQHNSIQFINQNLQQIHQQQNDLQKQNVQHQQSYLFMQPTIQTNNQQQHQITGLTTSGDGHPADQQHQITFIQSGTPLTSANGQQIQFQSTFPISIQQIPSSSIGGGIINTSNTITTATSSIASGEQLDNATLIQQPIDNNMIQIKEETVIPPSAPSTGKKRKLSETDNNTSSSAGSGGEMMTGNGITKNNLISSAASSTAELSSSSSPTMKKSGVGIDQMHTGKPQQATSNNNYNNQQKGNLTQCSSSTNTSSITSSSTVAVAAGNQKSQEKSSPQRHLSNQQWSQSNNGNNKPPSQISSGVGGIMLQDGNKWQNNQQWMSLTTMAVTTTSTSQPTNTNGGRQQNMANPPQVQQIRPNFNQQKYQQYLPGNQLAPTTPGLNTGYQQKNNQQRMHYNNNQINMQQVPTTLASSRVAPYPSATIAGNVNTNQHYLQTMNSRAQQQQQGNWQQQQQHPNSQFNNPSQQTGGWM; via the exons atgactaAAAATCCAGTTGAACAATTAACATCAGAGTTTGATATAAACGATGCACCATTAAGTGCTCGTAATCTGTTAACTAGAGGACACATTCAAGATGAAATTACACAGATATCAGGATGTGCAGTGACAACTCGTGGTCGTTATATGACTCCGGTGGAACGATTAAAAAATACGAATGAACGAGCTCTTTATCTGTATATACAAGGTCCAAATAAAGCCAGTTTAGACA ttgcaatacaaaaaattgatgaaattattCGCACTGAACAAATGAACACAAATAATGGCCCCAACAATAGTAACACCATGAAACAATATCGTAACAGTAATCAATCACATTACCAAATGCCTACACCACCGACGGTAACATCCGTTGAAAAAGTTTATGTAGGAATTGAAAATGTATCACCGGGTTTTGATTTACGAGGCAAATTGATTGGAGTACGTGGTACaaatttaaactacatccgtAATGAAACTGGCGCAATTGTTACGTTGCGTGGAAAAGGTTCATTATTTATTGATCCACATTTAGGTACAGAATCCACTGAACCGTTACACTTATACATTGAACATTCAAAGTATGAAGGGCTTACCGTTGCTAAACAATTAGCACtgaatttaattgaaactttaCAACAGGAAGTAGCTCAACTCCAACCTCAAGTTGTTATTCAACCTCAAACGCAGTTACAGATTTATTCAAATCAACAAATATATCCAGGAGCTCAACAAAATACAACATCAccgaatattattaattttaaaccaaatgCACCCCCTCCACAGTTAAATATACCACCTCCAGGTGTTCATATTCCACAAGGTCCGTTAATTACTCAAACACCACCGATTACTCTGTTAAATACTACTGATATGGTTGGAAATGGAGGTCTAGGTATTACTGGCGGTAACAACATGATTATTACAAATACAGGCGGACAATTAATGCAAACCACAAATCAATCATCAATGATCTATAATAATGGTAACAATCCATACCAAACGTTACAATTTCAAATACCAACGAGTTCAGCGCAAACGCAATTACGACCACAACAATTTGATCAACAGCAACAGCAGCATATTGAACAAGGACAACAGCATAATTTTAATCAACAGAATAATCAGTTAATTACGCAATTAATACCAACTCAACAGATGATACAAAGTGTGCCGCCCCCACCGAATACGGGGACACAACAAATAATCGGTGGAAGTAATGGTGCAGTTGGGCAGCAACACGGCACAGTTGTTACAGTTCCAATGCATTCACAATTCCAAATTCAACAGCCTGGTACTACAACAACACAATTACAG GTGAATCCTCAAACCGGTCAACTGCAACAAATTAACACAACAATGATACCAACATCACAACATCATCAAGTTGCATTTCAAATAccaatacaacaacaacaacaaaatggtGGACAACAATACATTCAACAACaatcacaattattattacaatcaaCAAATCAACAACCACAACAAACAATTCAGTTACAACAAACAAATCAACAACAAATTCATCAGATACCAATACAAACAACTGGCGGCGCTACTGTTGCCAATACAGCCACCATACAACAACCAATGACAATACAACAGCATCAACAGCAAAATCAACAATATATGACGCAAGGTGGTGGACATCATCAAATTTATGCAACACAACAAGGTTTAGttttattacaacaaaattcAACAGTGCAGCAACAAAGTATATCGAATTATACGACCACTATACAACAAGATCAACATACACATGGTACACATCAAATACCAATTGTTACAGCAAATATTAATCAACAACCGTCAACAATTAATCAACAATCAACAACAATTAATTGTATACAACAGTCACAGCATGATCCTACCGGTGTGACTacaatacaacaacaaaagaCATCGTCTACAGATCATTTAATATTGGAACAAATGAATCAACAGCATCATACTGTTATGAGTGCTGGGGCGAACCATCATCATCAAGGAAGTGGGGGGATTATACAACATAATCAAACAGGACAATTAACATTGACTGCTGCGGATCATCACACAAATCAAACAGTTGCAACAGGAACGTTTGGTGGAAATAATCAGTTG CAATTATTTCAACAATCCCAACAGCATATTTTATGCGATCAAAATACGACACAAAATCAACATCAAGATTTACAACAATCAACTAATATTCAACAGCAACATAATTCAATACAATTTATCAATCAAAACCTTCAACAAATACATCAACAGCAGaacgatttacaaaaacaaaatgtacaACATCAacaatcgtatttatttatgcAGCCCacaatacaaacaaacaatcagcAACAACATCAAATTACAGGCCTGACTACATCCGGTGACGGTCATCCAGCTGATCAACAACACCAAATTACATTTATCCAGAGTGGTACACCGTTGACATCAGCAAATGGCCAACAAATACAATTTCAATCAACATTCCCAATTTCCATTCAACAAATACCGTCATCTTCGATAGGTGGCGGAATCATAAATACTTCGAATACAATTACGACAGCAACATCTTCGATAGCATCTGGTGAACAATTAGATAATGCTACGCTAATACAACAAcctattgataataatatgataCAAATAAAAGAAGAGACAGTGATACCTCCATCTGCGCCTTCCACTGgtaagaaaagaaaattgtctGAAACAGATAATAATACATCATCTTCAGCTGGTAGTGGCGGTGAAATGATGACAGGCAATGGTAttacgaaaaataatttgatatcgTCGGCAGCATCTTCAACGGCAGAATTATCATCATCGTCTTCGCCAACTATGAAAAAATCTGGTGTTgg CATTGATCAAATGCACACAGGAAAACCGCAGCAGGCgacatcaaataataattataataatcaacaaAAAGGGAATTTAACACAATGTTCTTCTTCAACAAATACTAGTAGCATAACATCGTCATCGACAGTGGCTGTTGCTGCAG gtAATCAAAAAAGTCAAGAGAAATCATCACCTCAAAGGCATCTCTCAAATCAACAATGGTCTCAATCGAATAATGGGAATAATAAACCTCCATCACAAATATCCTCTGGCGTTGGAGGTATTATGTTACAAGATGGTAATAAATGGCAAAATAATCAACAATGGATGTCACTTACAACAATGGCGGTAACAACGACTTCCACATCGCAGCCAACAAATACAAATGGGGGACGCCAACAAAATATGGCAAATCCACCACAAGTACAACAAATTAGACCAAATTTTAATCAACAGAAATATCAACAATATCTGCCTGGTAACCAATTAGCTCCAACTACACCTGGTCTTAATACAG gataccaacaaaaaaataatcaacaaagAATGCACTATAACAACAATCAAATTAACATGCAACAAGTACCAACAACTTTAGCATCGTCGAGGGTCGCACCGTATCCTAGTGCAACAATTGCTGGGAACGTAAATACAAATCAACATTATTTACAAACAATGAATTCTAGGGCACAGCAGCAACAACAAGGCAATTGGCAACAGCAGCAACAACATCCAAATTCCCAATTTAATAATCCATCTCAACAAACTGGCGGAtggatgtaa
- the LOC123293464 gene encoding tubulin epsilon and delta complex protein 1-like translates to MGDIKNVIGYFCKYINCIFDWNTEDLLKPEYLRLAKHNKTDYDIVYKLWQILSHLEHPKLNHVNTLTLVESVKLNFAVNNYKCVEFYALPQDYSSSSRELLIALAWLISNTNVLSKLVEQKLSNCTINYEFPEKQFPKEIESKMNLSNEKDALRYISLLMGKINNNLRVINDCDRKTIHNMKKIHGATKYDIDIPHLSIHDVTLNDLPNRQKQFLNDNQDAINLLEIRNKWEECQGSFWKWMNTVLDEKVNDKTSHSIQIHHREELQNFIKLLKLEVHKPPPLLVKKENDLIKTHLSNFHSLNIQRHVCVPKKSTKETITPRSTEQIDILSYLMSQKRNLDKNVEENYQSLNRISLQLTDRLKSVLFENNMKVI, encoded by the exons ATGGgtgatataaaaaatgtcattgggtatttttgtaaatatataaattgtatctttGATTGGAATACTGAGGATTTGTTAAAGCCGGAATATTTACGATTGGCAAAACATAACAAAACGGATTATGATATA gtgtATAAATTATGGCAGATTTTATCCCATTTAGAACATCCGAAACTAAATCATGTAAACACATTAACACTAGTTGaaagtgtaaaattaaattttgctgtaaataattataaatgtgtgGAATTTTATGCGTTGCCCCAAGATTACAGTTCAAGTAGCCGTGAATTATTAATTGCATTAGCATGGTTGATTTCAAATAcaaatgttttatcaaaattggttgaACAGAAATTATCAAACTGCACAATTAATTACGAGTTTCCCGAAAAACAATTTCCAAAGGAAATTgaatcaaaaatgaatttatcaaaTGAAAAGGACGCACTACGATACATTTCATTATTAAtgggaaaaattaataataatttacgtgTGATAAATGATTGTGATAGAAAAACTATACATAACATGAAAAAG attcatGGTGCTACAAAGTATGATATTGATATTCCACATTTATCAATACATGACGTAACACTGAATGACCTGCCCAAcagacaaaaacaatttttaaatgataatcaaGATGCCATAAATTTACTTGAAATTAGAAACAAATGGGAGGAATGCCAGGGATCATTTTGGAAATGGATG AACACAGTACTTGATGAAAAGGTAAACGATAAAACATCACATTCAATCCAAATACATCACAGagaagaattacaaaattttataaaactcttGAAATTAGAAGTACACAAACCACCACCGTTACtggtaaaaaaagaaaatgatctaattaaaacacatttatcAAATTTCCATTCGTTAAATATTCAACGACATGTGTGTGTGCCAAAAAAATCCACTAAAGAAACAATAACACCTCGATCAACAGAACAAATAGATATTCTTAGTTATTTAATGTCACAAAAAAggaatttggataaaaatgttGAGGAAAACTACCAATCGTTAAATCGTATATCATTACAATTAACAGATCGATTAAAAAgcgttttatttgaaaataatatgaaagtTATTTAG
- the LOC123293393 gene encoding dol-P-Man:Man(7)GlcNAc(2)-PP-Dol alpha-1,6-mannosyltransferase: MFQITFIIALIHVIYCPFTKVEESFNLQAIHDLLYLRENFTQYDHHEFPGVVPRSFIGPLFISFLCGPIVWGIELLDLSKFWSQYIVRLTLACCVLASLYIFLRTLKNIFGQKWVNWFLTITVTQYHFMYYLSRPLPNIMVLPLVLLAASSWMNRQQARFIFFSGAAIIIFRAELAMFLGFLLLHDIYFKSMSIKRLLELTIPAGILFLSITVIIDSFFWQRLLWPEGEVFWFNTILNKSSEWGTQPFLWYFYSAIPRGLATSVFLVPIGFFLDLRVRRLVWPGVVYIFLFSFLPHKELRFIIYIFPLLNIGAASACHRLWENRGKSTLNTFLAVGVLGHIVANICFTLFLMCVSSTNYPGGAAMSRLHRIAANDQNISVHIDVLTAQTGVSRFTQIRSDWVYNKSETLEPATPDILQFTYLLTEARSKYSPNLKPYLQTHEIIESIDGFSHISLNYNFLSPIKIKTKPMIFILKRKENATINLNDKFNLEIDESVEINSKDFEDKSDRIIIESPSSQESKESELIKIEEVDQNKSEVDKEEGPPDSIEEILIREMKRQEQNEENPIEEVRYEVPSNIPVKKPKKLDKTKRPEAKSQINFEVESIERSLTKENKVKESKIKREKKKRTETKINTPSNDFPEINQTKISENSELNISQELNASKIEIVDNFDSEEVSIQDDTSEEIIETEENAEEIETIEEYIEEVLTEKTDQVSTKTDKKPKIDKQKIKKYLELKIKKNKDRKLPKTSSVSTKENITGFTNKTTVEEIVHENDLEQQLNNLLPLDQRKLKKYLELKKKIKQTNDIPIIEADEVAQSSHSNSTNKDNLEVSDLEVTEDELNRLDANDQLKLREFLEAMGRKLILKELKNINREKLLDDLQTNEIKSEKHKTNETVKI; the protein is encoded by the exons atgtttcaaataacttttataattgcattaatTCATGTTATTTATTGTCCATTCACCAAAGTGGAAGAAAGTTTTAACCTACAAGCAATACATGATTTGTTATATTTAAGGGAaaattttacacag TATGATCACCATGAATTCCCGGGTGTTGTTCCTAGATCGTTTATCGGTccattatttatatcatttttatgtgGACCAATTGTTTGGGGTATTGAATTATTAGATTTAAGCAAATTTTGGTCTCAATATATCG TACGTTTAACATTGGCCTGTTGTGTTCTTGCATCATTATATATATTCCTacgtacattaaaaaatatttttggacagAAATGGGTAAATTGGTTCCTTACAATTACTGTGACTCAGTACCATTTTATGTACTACTTAAGTCGACCACTGCCAAATATAATGGTATTACCATTAG TTCTATTGGCTGCAAGTAGTTGGATGAATCGTCAACAGGCACGGTTTATATTTTTCTCAGGCGCAGCAATTATTATTTTCCGTGCAGAATTAGCAATGTTTTtaggttttttacttttacatgacatatattttaaatcaatgtcCATTAAACg acTGCTTGAGTTAACGATTCCAgctggtattttatttttatcaataactgttatcattgattcatttttttggcAACGTTTACTATGGCCAGAAGGTGAAGTATTTTGGTTTAATACCATATTGAATAAAAGTTCGGAATGGGGT acTCAaccatttttatggtatttctATTCAGCTATACCTCGAGGATTGGCTACATCTGTCTTCCTAGTTCCAATAGGTTTTTTCCTCGATTTAAGAGTACGGCGATTGGTATGGCCTGGTgtggtttatatatttttattttcatttttaccacACAAAGAACTTcggtttataatttatatttttccattaCTTAATATTGGGGCTGCATCTGCTTGTCATCGATT GTGGGAAAATCGTGGAAAAAGtacattaaatacatttttagcaGTAGGAGTATTAGGTCATATTGTTGCtaatatatgttttacattatttttaatgtgtgtatCTAGTACAAATTATCCGGGAGGTGCAGCTATGTCTAGGTTACATCGAATTGCAGCAAATGATCAGAATATTAGCGTGCACATAGACGTGCTGACAGCTCAAACGGGGGTATCAAGATTTACACAAATTCGATCAGATTGGGT GTATAATAAAAGTGAAACCCTCGAGCCAGCAACTCctgatattttacaatttacctACTTACTAACAGAGGCTAGAAGTAAATACTCTCCAAATTTAAAACCATATTTACAAACACACGAAATTATCGAATCCATCGATGGATTCTCACATATTTCATTGAACTACAATTTTCTATcaccaataaaaattaaaacaaagccaatgattttcattttaaaacgtAAAGAAAACGCCACGATAAATCTGaacgataaatttaatttggaaattGATGAGTCtgttgaaataaattcaaagGATTTTGAGGATAAATCGGACAGAATAATTATTGAGTCACCAAGTTCCCAAGAATCGAAAGAATccgaattaattaaaattgaagaagTAGACCAAAACAAATCTGAAGTTGATAAAGAAGAAGGACCGCCGGATTcgattgaagaaattttaatacGTGAAATGAAAAGGCAGGAACAGAATGAAGAAAATCCAATAGAAGAAGTTCGATATGAAGTGCCATCCAACATTCCTGTAAAGAAACcgaaaaaattggataaaactaaGCGACCTGAAGCTAAAtcacaaattaattttgagGTAGAGTCAATTGAACGAAGCTTAACGAAGGAAAACAAagtaaaagaaagtaaaataaaacgagagaaaaaaaaacgcactgaaacaaaaataaatacgcCTTCAAATGATTTTCCAGAAATAAATCAGactaaaatttcagaaaattctgAACTAAATATTTCCCAAGAACTCAATGCTTCAAAGATAGAAATAGTGGATAATTTTGATAGCGAAGAAGTTTCAATCCAAGATGACACGTCTGAAGAGATAATTGAAACTGAAGAAAATGCTGAGGAAATTGAGACTATTGAAGAATATATAGAAGAAGTATTAACTGAAAAAACAGACCAAGTTTCaacaaaaactgataaaaaacctaaaatagataaacaaaaaattaagaaatatttagaattaaaaataaaaaagaataaagatAGAAAACTTCCAAAAACTTCTAGTGTATCAACAAAGGAAAATATTACAGGTTTTACCAATAAAACTACAGTGGAAGAAATTGTCCATGAAAATGATCTCGAACAACAGTTAAATAATCTCTTACCATTAGATCagcggaaattaaaaaaatatttagaattaaagaagaaaattaaacaaaccaATGATATTCCTATAATCGAAGCAGATGAAGTAGCTCAATCAAGTCATTCAAATTCAACGAATAAAGACAATTTAGAAGTTTCAGATTTAGAAGTTACGGAGGATGAGTTAAATCGACTAGATGCTAATGATCAATTAAAATTACGAGAGTTTCTTGAAGCCATGGGTAGAAAATTGATCTTGAAAgagttaaaaaatatcaatcgtGAAAAACTTTTAGACGATTTACAAACGAATGAAATTAAGTCTGAAAAACACAAGACGAACGAGactgttaaaatttaa
- the LOC123293495 gene encoding cilia- and flagella-associated protein 36 encodes MDTDDSSWIFDSLVCFLNGPVWTAPLKSFIEEKSLIFELSNDQNNLEYKIVFEEFQNLVDLMLGTYMEDIGITPEQFETACSKQYTSELPVQFHKNLFEQIWAANDYNVFVRMMCQKNIELQLQALELIKTKHGLTFDNLFKSEALINTTTADTNEIDDAENTFILNEIKKQVAAEQRESQPNINDEELNQISTDFEKNLQIELNIKKQELDSALESAIAESASNYTTEKPPSPIESEEANNEPTTPPQTTTAVPLPDNTIKFKKIDELELKKRQEYLKAQRDKLVALKKQAREKQLKTSLDGETSKEKRPKSAKVAEAVLATSVGSKIDTQSLQIRRALAERLRTEVVSHKD; translated from the exons ATGGATACAGATGATAGTTCATGGATATTTGATtcgttagtttgttttttaaatggtcCTGTATGGACAGCACcgttaaaatcatttattgaagaaaaatcaTTAA tatttGAATTAAGTAATGATCAGAATAATCtggaatataaaattgtttttgaagagTTTCAAAACTTAGTTGATTTAATGTTAGGCACATATATGGAAGATATTGGTATTACCCCAGAACAATTTGAAACCGCTTGTAGTAAACAGTATACAAGTGAATTACCGGTACAGTTTCATAAG aattTATTCGAACAAATATGGGCAGCAAATGATTACAATGTGTTTGTACGAATGATGTGtcagaaaaatattgaattacaaTTACAGGCTTTagaattgataaaaacaaaacatgggctaacatttgataatttatttaaatcagaaGCATTAATTAATACAACAACAGCTGACACAAATGAAATCGATGATGCCGAAAACACATTCATCTTAAACGAAATTAAAAA ACAAGTAGCTGCAGAACAACGAGAATCACAACCAAATATTAACGATGAAGAATTGAATCAAATATCTACAgattttgaaaagaatttacaaattgaattaaatattaagaaacaGGAGCTTGATAGTGCATTAGAGTCAGCTATTGCag AATCAGCCTCAAATTATACAACAGAAAAACCTCCATCGCCAATTGAATCTGAAGAAGCAAATAATGAGCCAACAACTCCACCACAAACAACTACAGCAGTACCACTTCCTGACAACacaattaagtttaaaaaa aTCGACGAGTTGGAATTAAAAAAACGACAGGAATATTTAAAAGCACAACGTGATAAATTGGTAGCACTAAAAAAACAAGCAcgtgaaaaacaattaaaaacaagtttagATGGCGAGACCAGTAAAGAGAAACGTCCAAAATCAGCTAAAGTTGCTGAAGCAGTTTTGGCTACAAGTGTTGGTAGTAAAATTGATACACAATCATTACAAATACGACGAGCATTAGCTGAACGACTTCGTACTGAAGTTGTCAGTCATAAagattaa